GCCCAGGAACTGTCCACATATCCCCTGTACCAGTTTTGGGTTTCTCCTGTCCTGGATCCCCCTCTCCTCGCTGTCATTCTCCTTGCCCCCTGCTCATTCTCATGTTACCTCCCTCCtggtcccaccctgctcccatcccagtctGGATCCCACTCTTGGTCTCATTCCCTGTCCCGTATTCTCTGTCTGGTTGTCATTCTCATAATCCCGGTCCCatattccctgtcctgttcccgTTCTCATATTCCCAGTCCTCATGCTGGTCccgcatttccatttccatatttcctgtcccatttccgtatttccattcccagccctATTTCTAATCCCGGTCCCATCTTTCTAATCCCtatcccatattctctctccAGTTGCTGTATCTGtattccctgtcctgttcccacatttccattcccagttcgTGTCCTGTATTCCCCGTCCCAGTCCTGtattcttgtttctgttcctggttcccgttcccattccctgtccccattccctgttccctctcACCAGGCCCCGCCGCCATCGCTCCGGCCCCCCCGCGGCCCACACGTGACCAGGGAGAACCCCGCGCTGCTTCCGCCCACCAATCACAGCGCGCGATCGCTCCTGGATTTGCATAACCACGCTTTCGGTCCTGACCCCGCCCACCGCCGGCTGAAGCCGCGTCCGGGAGCTGTTtattcccagttccctcccagtgctcccagtaagagcggtCCTAGCACGGAAAGCGCTCCCAATTCCTTCCGGGTTCTCTCAGGATCGCTTCGAGTGCTCCCAGTATTGGTTCCAGCACTGTGCAGGGCACGGCCACTTTGGAAccccccagggcagagcacggCTGCTTTTCAGTGTCGGCACCGAcctgggccgggctgggagcggaggagggggaggaaggaaagaggaacgggaagaacaagaaggggaaagtcaggaacatgaggaagaggagctgcaagagaaagagcagcagcagaaccactcggctcccccgcccgcccgctcaGGCTGCAGTTCCCCCAACTCTGGCAGCATCGCCCTGCCCCCCCGGAACCCACAGGTGAGCAGGAAGGGGAACCTCGCCCCAAAACCAGCGGGGGCGTCTctggaaggttttctttttgagggGCCAGGGTACGTTTGGATCTTGAAGGACCCCGAAGCTCAGCCGGAAATGCCCCGGGAGGGATCTTGGCAGGTCCCACGTGGTGATCACCCAGTACTGGTGGGCAGAGGGCCAgtatggggtttggggatcccCAGGAGAGCCGTGGGGGAATGCGGGAGCCCGGGAGAGGGGAGAGCGCAGAGGggcattcccagagccagggaacccccggcagcctggaggagtgCAAGAGGTTGGTgatgagcagccccaggctctctgaGGTTGAAAGGGGTGATGACATCTCCAGCTACCCTTGGCCCGCAGGAACATCAAAACCAATGTGCTCAGcccttgtttttccccaaaaccaggatttcccattcccaaatcatggtcagatggaggaggaggccgtGAGGAAGATGGCCCAGAAGCCCTATGCAGGTGAGGGGGAAGTCcctgcccccttccccctctgtcctgctccatctcccagcccagcacggcccccggcTGCAGGACAACCCCGCTGCCGACACCGTCCTGCTGGGGACGTGCTGGGgggatctccttccccctccctctggaacagaggcaaatcccatcctctccttgtccttcctcccccagacaaggagctgaggatggagaccaGGGAGGACAAATCCCCACAGCTGAACCTTAcggaaaaggcattttaaaccaGCTCCATGGTGCAGGAAtccaaggaggaggaaaagccccagAGATCCCTCATGAGGGGTTACAAATGCAGATCACGGTGATCCAAAGCAGAAAGACCCACTCCGGGCCAGGGAGGTggccagagatgctgctggagcttAGAGCTGAGAgtccatgagcagcttcatgatggggagaagccccacaagtgctcagaatgtgggaagagcttcagcaagtGATCCTACCTGATCCAAcactggagaatccacatgAGGGAAcagccctatgagtgtggggagtgtgggaagggcttcaagaCAAGCTCTGACCTGACTGCCCACCAGATGAGCCACACAAAGCAGAGGCGTGCCGATTGTGAGGAATGCAGGAAGACATTTAAGACTAGCTCCAGTCTCCTCAGGCATCAGCAGATTCAGAGGAGAGGCCCTTCCACTGACCCAAcaatgggaatggcttcaaCCAAAACTCCACTGTCGTCACCCACCAGCGCATATATACTAGGACGAGGCCCTACGAGTGTCCCAAATGTGTGAAGTCCTGTTCCAGAAGCTCTCACTTTACCCTACACCAATGAAGGCACCActaagggaagccctgcaaatcaagtgcaggaagagcttcatgtgctgctccagctccatcccccgtggcaggatctgtgctggatgttCCTGTGGCCCCCAGTGGGCAGAGCATTGCTGGTCCATGGTGCCCGTGATCTATGTTAGAAATACACCTGGCTGGgtggctccacatcctcctggctccccatgggcacctggacatatccacagatcaacatcagaaatccatTGTGAAGAGCACGTTTGTCGACTTCTGACCcgagaaaaatctcactctttgcatcttctggtggtatcaagcaacactgaatggccttggaggtcttctccaatagaaatccatcattttaatcctttctggctcatgggcatcttccacagccaaatgggAACATACTGgggcaaaccccacaattttggagatggtggggtggaaaccccttcaaaaagggttcttcccacccagccaagcatgtggatgctttgccagcagggacacataaattcttttgttttggccttgaaacggtttctgttcattcctttgaaagccCTGTAACTGGGGTTAAAAATAACGACAAGGAACTAAGACATGGGTGGGGCCATGGGGGGAGATGGATGAGGATGTGAGGAacatggatggggacattgCGAAGTGCTGTCCAATGCAGGTACTGCCACCACATCCCCACTATCACCACCACAGTGCACCAGCCAGATGtcatcacccagcagggcaggaggtggaacttgTTGGGCTGTTGACAAGTGGCCCGGAGGTGAGTGACAGTCACCAGGGCGTCCTAGGGACTCCACGCTCAGAGGACCCCAATGGCCCAAGGTACAGCACAAGGGTCAGTGCCACCCACAGTGTCATGTGGCCCCATGCTACATGTCACCAGGGGTGTCCTGGTGACATTGTCCCCCTGCTATCTGTCCTGGTGGCATCATGTCCTTTCCCCTCTGTATGTCCAAATTCCCTACCATATCTTCCTCTCGCCTTCCAtgtgtcccctgcccccagTGGGGCCAAAAACCATGAGGTCCTGGGCTGTCTAAGGGGACCCATCCTgtagtgtccctgtgtccctcaatGTGTGCCCATGTCCCTCaggatgtccccatggctgcTTCTGGCACGGAGCATCTGCActcaccctggcacaggtagGAAAACACTGTAACACCCCATGACATCCTTGTCCTCTGATTTTAGGTCCTTCTCCCCTccattttcagtccttttccccttttttgggtTCAGTGCCCCCTATTTTGagtcttttctgtgcttgtttggATTCTTTCCATCCTTTACCCCAATTTTATGCACCCTCGCCTTCACTTTGGCACATTTTTGGGTGCAtccctcccttccaaccccctcCGCACCTTTTAGGCGCCCCTCACTCCCCTACACCCCAActcccttccccacagacatctccccagctgtgtccccaactGTCCCCCTATGCCACATGGACTCAGTGCTCACCATCCTGGATACCCTTGAGTCCCTGGCCTGGGACTGTGGATTTCCTCTTCCAAGAGATTCAGAGCTGGACCGGCTGCCAGGGGATGCCGATGGCACCAGAGCTCAGGGTGGGTGGCCTGGTGAGGTTggtgggagggggtttggggtcatctTGGGACTGACCAGGGGCTtgtccactctgcagtgagaagcagccctggccagggagtctgggatggatgggggcaggagagaTTGGACACTGGTGGACACTTGATGGACACCTGAGTCATGGATCCCAGCTTGACACTTGTCTGGatagctcttggccctgcagccccccagcctAGGCAGCTCCGAGCCCAGATAACCACCAGCCTTGATACACACCTTGGGTGTGTATCACCTAACTGGCCCACCAGCCCATCCCAGTagccccaaccccaaaaccccccaaaacaaacccaattcCAGAACATCAATTCTGGAtgctccctgcagagtgagggggaaactgaggcacgggatGAGGTGATGGGAGGAGACTTTGAGACTCACCCTGGAGACCCCAAAACGAGCACCCACCCCCCAAATTgtcactgcagcatctcaggcCCCCCAGCTGTCACACTGGGGCGACTCCAGGAGCCACTGCAACCCCAGGCCCCTCGAGGGGTGACCTGTGGTGTCCCTCTGGTGTCACTGGCGAGTCCCCAGCAGAAGCAACatcacctcctcagcaggaggaagaCGAGAAGGAGGTGAGGATGTGACTGAAACTCCTGCCCGTTCACATGGGGAGGTCGCCACACGAACGGGGGCCAAGCACAGGTGGAGCAGCGGAGGTACCatggggactggggggggacatggggacagtccccaaggtcccctcaggggatgctgtggtgggggtgggggggagggggtgcagggtggagcagcatcttcagggggatgtggggagaTGGAAATGGCTGGGAGTGAccccagaaatgttttcaccaCCTCCTCCTGTAACATGTGGGCCGCCCCCTTCTTTGGGGTGCTGGTAACAAATTGGCAGATGGCGGTGACAAAAAGCGCAGGTGCCACCTCGGGGATTGCACAGAGAGAGGGTCCTGCAGCATGACCAAGACCCCCCTGACTGAGGGGCACCCCAGGGTgacaaaggggggggggggtcaggggtgtccccaaggtgtgaGGGGAGCAGGTTTTATGGGGAAGTGTGGTTGGGGCGCAACAGAAATGCGTCCAGTCCTGCCGGTGTCCGGAGCACGAGGGGGACATGGCACCTGTTAccctgtcactgtgtccccCTGTCTCCCATCATCCACTGTACCCCACTGTCCCTTTTGCTGGGCAGCAAGGGGTGGTGGCACTCCTGGATGGGTGTCCAGGTGGATCTGCACTCACCTGCTATGGACAGAGTTGTCAAACGTGATGTGGGGACACTGGGTTGCACTGTCATTGGCatttcactgtcattgtcaccatCACTGTCAGTGCCACTGCCATTTGTCACTGttattgtcactgtcactgtccttagcactgtcactgtcaccatcaccatcactgtCATAGCACTcactggctgctccccagggtcCGCAGAGGTACTGGGgaacagccaggggacagaTGGATAGATGTGGGACAGAAGGACATGAGTGAAACACCAGGAGAGACATAAGGCACACAAAAGGGACATGAGAAGATACCAGAaggacactcaggggacactgggacacttgCGGACACTCACAATATCACTGAAGGTGTAGCAGTCggggattttctgttttagtaGCGTTTGGATGTTGATGGCCTTGAGCTGGAACTCCATGATGACACTGATCAGCCTGAGGGGACAAAAAACACCACAAGAGGCCtcaaaatcactaaaaaataaaataggaaaaaatccacctcaaaatcccaaagaaaccaatgcaaaagggaaaactccgccacaaaaaatccccaaaaaagagaacaaatctgcccataaatccccaaaaaaccctgtgaGTTCCCCAagttcaaaaaaaaacctggaaaaggaaaaatttgaccccaaaaatcccccagaaattaaaattccaccccaaaatcctaaaaaaaaaaaaaggaaaatttccaccccaaaatctcaaaaaatccaatgctaatggaaaattccacctgaaatccccaaaaacctcaggagttcccaaaataacaaaaaaaaaaaaaacattctagaaaaggaaaaattctgcaccaaaatcccccagaaaacatcaggaaagggaaaacttggccacaaaatccccaaaaattaccctgggaaagggaaaatttcatCCCATAATCCCACACAGGAATTTGGAAAAAGGGGTCGCAAATCCAACACTTGGATTTTAGGGATGGGAAACTTCCCTGGGTGGGACTTGTGGGATTTACCTGTGGAATTGGAGGGTGAAATTGCTGTCAGTGCaatccagcaccagcagctgggggtCTCCAGGGTACACCCCCAGGCACTCTGTGGGCTTGGGACTGGGGTCAGGGAATGCTGAGAGCCCAGAAACCCTGGGacttcccaaatcctgaatcaCATATACTCCAGGACCATCCCAAACCTTGCAcctcaaacccaaaccccaaaccccaaaccaaaaccctacTCCTAAACCTCTTGGGACCATCCCAAATGCCTTTAGAGTATCCCAAATCTCAAATcccaaccctaactctaaaacccaaaccccaagtGTCCCCACCAGTGATGACGCTGGAGGCAATGTCGAAGGTGTCATTACCAGGGTCAATGTCCCCTGTGCGGAAGaagtgctgtgcctggtgccatctctggtgacacctgcagtgccagcataGGGGTAGTGGCCCAGGGTCTTGTTGAGGACAGCCAGgtactgtggggacagggaaacagTGCTGGGGATAGCACTGGGGCACCTCAGCGTCCTCAAATCACACCAGTGTCCCAAATCACCTCCATAGGCTGAGGTCCTTCATGTCCCCAGATGACCACTGTGTCCCCAACTCTTCTAACCCCTTTCGGTGTCCGTGTGCCACCTTCTTGAGGACAAAGGCATGGGGTGGGAggtgctggcctggcacagccctcggGGTGCCCAGTCCCCCTTGTCACTCCCACACCTGtgcatgtccctgtgccagggctggcattAACGGTAGCACCGggccaggcactggcacagacacCAACCAAAACGGCTTGCAACCAGCAGGGCCACCCATGGGGTGGGCACGGAGccaccccagcctggccccacgCCTGGCCTGTC
Above is a genomic segment from Cinclus cinclus chromosome 26, bCinCin1.1, whole genome shotgun sequence containing:
- the LOC134053894 gene encoding uncharacterized protein LOC134053894; protein product: MSDMVRLEAPPPSLRPPRGPHVTRENPALLPPTNHSARSLLDFRVRELFIPSSLPVLPVRAVLARKALPIPSGFSQDRFECSQYWFQHCAGHGHFGTPQGRARLLFSVGTDLGRAGSGGGGGRKEEREEQEGESQEHEEEELQEKEQQQNHSAPPPARSGCSSPNSGSIALPPRNPQDFPFPNHGQMEEEAVRKMAQKPYADKELRMETREDKSPQLNLTEKAF